Proteins encoded in a region of the Ruegeria sp. AD91A genome:
- the modA gene encoding molybdate ABC transporter substrate-binding protein — protein MTLSFGRRFWMVALVFGILALAPIRAGAEGILVFAAASLKTALDEIVVGYENQTGQRVTVSYAASSVLARQIQQGAPADMFVSANTDWMDVLEQDGLIRADSRVDLLGNGLVLIGSDDRVEMGEIQPGYDLRAELKDGYLAMALVDAVPAGIYGKAALQSLNQWEAVRNQVAQADNVRAALALVAAGAAPLGIVYQSDAKVEERVQVVATFRADLHPPIIYPAALTLNAKEGAHAFLEHLKTDAVTAVFLEQGFTLPGR, from the coding sequence ATGACCCTATCCTTCGGCCGCCGATTTTGGATGGTGGCACTGGTCTTTGGCATATTGGCGCTGGCCCCAATCAGGGCCGGTGCCGAAGGCATTCTGGTTTTTGCAGCGGCCAGCCTCAAGACCGCTTTGGATGAAATTGTGGTGGGGTATGAAAACCAGACCGGCCAGAGAGTTACTGTTTCTTATGCGGCCTCGTCGGTTCTGGCGCGGCAGATTCAGCAGGGCGCACCTGCGGATATGTTTGTCTCGGCCAACACGGATTGGATGGATGTGTTGGAGCAGGATGGTCTAATTCGGGCAGATTCTCGAGTGGATTTACTGGGCAACGGTCTGGTTCTGATCGGGTCTGATGATCGTGTCGAAATGGGCGAAATCCAACCGGGCTATGACCTCAGGGCGGAATTGAAAGATGGCTATCTGGCCATGGCACTGGTTGATGCGGTGCCTGCCGGGATTTATGGCAAAGCGGCTTTGCAGAGTCTGAACCAGTGGGAAGCTGTGCGGAATCAGGTGGCGCAGGCCGACAATGTTCGCGCTGCGCTGGCTCTGGTGGCAGCAGGGGCCGCGCCATTGGGGATCGTGTACCAATCAGATGCCAAGGTGGAGGAAAGGGTCCAGGTCGTTGCGACTTTCCGCGCCGACCTGCATCCACCGATAATTTACCCTGCGGCACTGACCCTCAATGCAAAAGAAGGAGCACACGCTTTCCTTGAACACCTGAAGACGGATGCTGTCACGGCTGTATTTCTGGAGCAGGGATTTACCCTGCCGGGCAGGTGA
- the modB gene encoding molybdate ABC transporter permease subunit translates to MDWLGPAEVEALKLSLRVSFWATLATLPFGIFVAYALARWRFPGRQVLNGLVHLPLILPPVVTGYLLLLTFGIQGPLGRILAEFGIVVAFRWTGAALAAGIMAFPLMVRAIRLSIEAVDPKLEQAGATLGASRPMVFFTVTLPMILPGVIAGSILAFAKAMGEFGATITFVSNIPGQTQTLPSAVYAFLQVPGGEAAATRLVLISIVIAMSALLLSEYVGRRAAARVAGS, encoded by the coding sequence TTGGATTGGTTAGGGCCTGCAGAAGTTGAAGCCTTGAAACTTTCACTGCGCGTGTCCTTTTGGGCGACGCTGGCGACTTTGCCGTTTGGGATATTTGTCGCTTACGCTCTGGCCCGCTGGCGGTTTCCCGGGCGACAGGTTTTGAATGGTCTGGTGCATTTGCCGCTGATCCTGCCGCCGGTTGTCACCGGATACCTGTTGTTGCTGACCTTCGGCATTCAAGGGCCACTGGGGCGGATCTTGGCCGAGTTCGGGATCGTAGTGGCCTTTCGCTGGACAGGTGCAGCCCTTGCCGCCGGAATCATGGCCTTCCCTTTGATGGTCCGGGCGATACGTTTGTCGATCGAAGCGGTGGACCCGAAGCTGGAGCAGGCAGGAGCAACACTGGGCGCGTCGCGCCCGATGGTGTTTTTTACTGTGACCTTACCGATGATTCTACCAGGGGTCATAGCCGGGTCTATTTTGGCTTTCGCTAAGGCCATGGGTGAATTCGGTGCGACGATCACTTTCGTGTCCAATATTCCGGGTCAGACGCAGACATTGCCTTCGGCTGTTTACGCCTTTTTGCAGGTTCCAGGCGGCGAGGCCGCTGCGACGCGGCTGGTTCTGATCTCGATCGTCATCGCGATGAGCGCGTTGTTGCTTTCAGAATATGTGGGACGCCGCGCCGCCGCGCGGGTGGCCGGATCATGA
- a CDS encoding dipeptidase produces the protein MKTLLAACAIAINFGGALHAGEESKTWDGSEEAKQFVQDTIVLGMLASPYGTGWTDYDQLHIYFARARDNGITGHEMTLAAADMSFETLLEQHYHFRSAMAQQPENYLIVNETRDIEAAHIQGKTAVIWNSQTATILNGDLKKMALLKDMGIKSMILAYNDFFRTGSGQLAAYNGRDIGLTPWGKSVIDEMVRFGILLDLSHTGSKTANDAMDYMDENYPGVPYVYTHSVPAGLYANEPNATTRGCYRAIPDDEALRAAKSGGYISPTFTEWMMDGVWPEDISPEQAADMIDYYVQLVGVDHVGIATDDMFSTELVVQFATANASMYDDGGYMIDAFNKGATGNGELAKILAAITDDLWARGYSNEDLAKIYGGNKMRVYAQVWEGKPTELFLKEYPERLRLRQELRDGFYSR, from the coding sequence ATGAAGACCCTGTTGGCCGCATGCGCCATAGCGATCAATTTTGGTGGCGCACTACACGCCGGCGAGGAAAGCAAGACTTGGGATGGGTCAGAAGAGGCGAAGCAATTCGTGCAAGACACAATCGTCCTCGGCATGTTGGCCAGCCCCTACGGCACTGGTTGGACCGACTACGACCAGCTTCATATCTACTTCGCGCGGGCTCGGGACAACGGCATTACGGGACACGAGATGACGCTGGCAGCTGCGGATATGTCGTTTGAAACCCTGCTAGAGCAGCACTATCACTTTCGCTCAGCCATGGCGCAACAACCGGAAAACTACCTGATCGTCAATGAAACCCGAGATATCGAAGCCGCCCACATCCAAGGCAAGACAGCCGTCATCTGGAACAGCCAAACTGCCACAATCCTGAATGGCGATCTTAAGAAAATGGCATTGCTAAAGGATATGGGGATCAAAAGTATGATCCTGGCATACAATGATTTTTTTCGAACCGGATCGGGGCAGTTGGCGGCCTATAACGGGCGCGACATTGGTCTTACGCCTTGGGGGAAGTCGGTCATCGATGAAATGGTGCGGTTCGGCATCCTGCTAGACCTAAGCCACACGGGCTCCAAAACGGCCAACGACGCCATGGACTACATGGATGAAAACTATCCCGGCGTGCCATATGTCTATACGCACTCTGTCCCAGCTGGGCTTTATGCGAACGAACCCAATGCCACGACACGCGGTTGTTATCGGGCCATTCCCGACGACGAGGCGCTGCGTGCAGCCAAATCGGGCGGCTATATTTCTCCGACCTTCACCGAATGGATGATGGACGGTGTTTGGCCCGAGGATATCTCACCCGAGCAAGCTGCTGATATGATCGACTACTATGTCCAACTTGTGGGGGTCGACCATGTTGGGATCGCGACAGACGACATGTTCTCGACTGAACTAGTCGTACAGTTCGCAACTGCAAACGCAAGCATGTACGACGACGGCGGCTACATGATCGATGCGTTCAACAAAGGGGCCACTGGCAACGGTGAACTTGCCAAAATCCTTGCGGCGATTACCGATGACCTTTGGGCGAGGGGTTATTCCAATGAGGACCTTGCGAAGATTTATGGCGGTAACAAGATGCGAGTTTATGCGCAAGTTTGGGAGGGCAAACCGACCGAACTATTTCTGAAAGAGTACCCCGAGCGTCTGCGCCTAAGGCAAGAGCTTCGTGATGGGTTCTATTCGCGTTAG
- a CDS encoding toxin-activating lysine-acyltransferase has translation MSKTFPKDWFDFPPEKYSDLGAMFYLAGLTTTHQKRSLAQVLYAFETPFRLGQYHIFRQSGFPRGFVTFAGLSPEVEHRYAVKGKPLTDADFTSGPSFWIIDLVAPFGQTSQIVDILKQEIPHQRVRTNRMDSDMTRNRIVEWTRDEAGEVHMRLYRKKEFERVLQQGEG, from the coding sequence TTGAGCAAGACGTTTCCAAAAGACTGGTTTGATTTCCCGCCTGAGAAATACTCGGATCTGGGCGCAATGTTCTATCTGGCAGGGCTGACGACAACACATCAGAAACGCAGTCTGGCACAGGTTTTGTATGCGTTCGAAACCCCGTTTCGCCTGGGCCAGTACCATATCTTCCGACAGAGCGGATTCCCCCGAGGCTTTGTCACGTTCGCCGGGCTCAGCCCCGAGGTCGAGCACCGCTATGCAGTAAAAGGAAAACCCCTCACAGACGCGGATTTCACCAGCGGACCCTCTTTCTGGATCATCGATCTGGTGGCCCCGTTTGGACAGACCAGCCAAATTGTTGATATCCTCAAGCAGGAGATCCCGCACCAGCGTGTGCGCACCAACCGGATGGACAGTGACATGACACGCAATCGGATTGTCGAATGGACGCGGGATGAAGCAGGCGAAGTTCACATGCGCCTGTATCGAAAGAAGGAATTTGAACGCGTGTTGCAGCAAGGCGAGGGTTAA
- a CDS encoding class I SAM-dependent methyltransferase, translated as MSPRLELALQNGLSLSLPLSVICPVPGHDLSVLPQGAQVVQPFKPFHDHFAAQGFDTVPETDGPCQDAIVFLPRAKALARAMIHLASSRARGVVVIDGAKTDGVDSILKDVRKRTSVEGPLSKAHGKIFWFQADTQTFADWAAPKTQMVDGYHTAPGVFSADGIDPASAMLLNALPAKLGPHVADLGAGWGYLTAEILERDTVKSVHLVEADNLALNCARINASDPKARFYWADAVTWTAPEPIDTVVMNPPFHTSRSADPTLGQGFIIAAARNLTRNGTLWMVANRHLPYETTLNEQFTQVNEVAGNNRFKVFQATRPRR; from the coding sequence ATGTCCCCTCGCCTGGAACTTGCATTGCAAAACGGCCTGTCGCTGTCGCTGCCTCTTAGCGTGATCTGCCCCGTGCCAGGCCATGATTTGTCAGTGCTTCCCCAGGGGGCGCAGGTGGTGCAACCGTTCAAACCTTTTCACGACCATTTTGCTGCGCAGGGCTTTGACACGGTGCCAGAAACAGACGGCCCCTGTCAGGATGCCATTGTGTTTTTGCCGCGCGCCAAGGCGCTGGCGCGGGCGATGATCCATCTGGCCAGTTCACGAGCCCGAGGCGTTGTCGTGATCGATGGCGCAAAGACCGACGGTGTGGACAGCATTCTGAAAGATGTACGCAAAAGGACCTCGGTCGAAGGGCCTCTATCCAAAGCCCACGGTAAAATTTTCTGGTTTCAGGCTGACACACAGACCTTCGCAGATTGGGCCGCGCCAAAGACGCAGATGGTCGATGGATACCACACGGCACCAGGTGTGTTTTCAGCCGACGGGATTGATCCCGCTTCGGCCATGTTGCTGAACGCCTTGCCCGCCAAGCTGGGGCCTCACGTGGCGGATCTGGGTGCAGGATGGGGGTATCTGACCGCAGAGATCCTGGAGCGCGACACTGTGAAATCCGTGCACCTTGTCGAAGCAGACAACCTGGCCCTCAACTGCGCGCGTATCAACGCATCTGACCCGAAGGCCCGGTTTTATTGGGCCGACGCCGTCACCTGGACTGCGCCAGAGCCTATAGACACGGTGGTGATGAACCCTCCGTTTCACACCTCACGCAGCGCGGATCCAACGCTGGGTCAGGGGTTCATCATCGCTGCCGCGCGAAATCTGACCCGCAACGGGACCCTATGGATGGTGGCAAATCGCCACCTTCCATACGAGACAACGCTGAACGAACAATTCACTCAGGTCAATGAAGTCGCCGGCAACAACCGGTTCAAGGTGTTTCAGGCCACTCGCCCTCGACGCTAA
- the hemF gene encoding oxygen-dependent coproporphyrinogen oxidase, translated as MFEKEKSTASAWFRQLRDDIVAAFEALEDSHDAGPFSDMKPGRFEVKETKRQSEDGSDAGGGLMSVMRGGRVFEKVGVNVSTVYGTLGERAQQAMAARKGIPGMTEDPRFWASGISLVAHIQNPHVPAVHMNTRMFWTPHAWWFGGGSDLNPCIEYDEDTAHFHATQKAHLDPHGPGHYPRLKEWADEYFYIPHRKRARGVGGIFMDDYCTGDWQADFALAQDIGRAFLPAFLPLVEKRRVQGFSDSDKDTQLVHRGLYAEYNLVYDRGTKFGLETGHDPDAVLMSLPPLAKWV; from the coding sequence ATGTTCGAAAAAGAAAAATCCACCGCCTCTGCCTGGTTCCGCCAATTGCGCGACGACATTGTTGCCGCGTTCGAGGCGTTGGAGGACAGCCACGATGCCGGCCCGTTTTCCGACATGAAACCCGGCCGGTTTGAAGTGAAGGAAACCAAACGCCAGTCCGAGGACGGCTCTGACGCAGGCGGCGGTCTGATGTCCGTGATGCGCGGCGGGCGTGTGTTTGAAAAGGTCGGGGTCAATGTCTCGACAGTTTACGGGACCCTGGGCGAGCGTGCACAACAGGCAATGGCAGCACGCAAAGGCATTCCCGGGATGACCGAAGACCCGCGTTTCTGGGCCTCGGGGATCAGCCTCGTGGCGCATATTCAGAACCCGCATGTTCCAGCGGTGCATATGAACACTCGGATGTTCTGGACCCCGCACGCCTGGTGGTTTGGTGGCGGATCAGATCTGAACCCCTGCATCGAGTATGATGAAGACACGGCGCATTTCCACGCGACCCAAAAGGCTCATCTGGACCCGCATGGCCCCGGACATTATCCACGTCTGAAGGAGTGGGCAGACGAGTATTTCTATATCCCCCACCGCAAACGCGCACGCGGCGTGGGCGGTATTTTCATGGATGATTATTGCACCGGAGACTGGCAGGCGGATTTCGCCCTGGCGCAGGATATCGGTCGGGCATTCCTGCCGGCTTTCCTGCCATTGGTTGAAAAACGGCGTGTACAGGGTTTCTCGGACTCCGACAAAGACACTCAGTTGGTGCATCGCGGTCTTTATGCGGAATACAATCTGGTCTATGACCGCGGCACTAAGTTCGGACTGGAAACCGGACATGACCCGGACGCGGTTCTGATGAGCCTGCCGCCGTTGGCGAAATGGGTCTGA
- the modC gene encoding molybdenum ABC transporter ATP-binding protein: MSLSVRLHHHLSGIDLDVSFDAPPGVTVLFGRSGSGKTTIVNAVAGLLRPEAGRVSVDGWVLFDTEKGLWLPPHRRRLGYIFQEGRLFPHLTVRQNLAYGRWFAPKNTRREDPDRVIDMLGIDHLLDRRPAGLSGGEKQRVAIGRALLASPRLILADEPLAALDDGRKAEILPYFERLRDEVSVPILYVTHSAAEVARLATSVVALQDGKAVRHGPASEVLADPSVAPTGVRAVGAVLQVQVAKHHSDGLTELNANGARLFLPRIAHEIGANLRIRIPAQEVILSNKKPEGLSALNVLSGTVEEIRSGEGPGAIVSVRTPAGNVLARVTRRSVAALNLQPGSTCHAVIKTVALAPQDVGGHIVAGS, translated from the coding sequence ATGAGCCTGTCTGTTCGGTTGCACCACCATCTGTCAGGGATAGATCTGGACGTCAGTTTTGATGCACCCCCCGGCGTAACAGTGCTTTTTGGGCGCTCCGGATCGGGCAAGACCACCATTGTCAACGCAGTCGCAGGGTTGCTGCGGCCCGAGGCGGGACGTGTGTCTGTGGATGGCTGGGTTCTGTTCGACACGGAAAAGGGACTCTGGCTGCCGCCGCATCGGCGTCGATTGGGATATATTTTTCAGGAAGGGCGGTTGTTCCCTCATCTGACCGTGCGTCAGAACCTTGCTTATGGGCGATGGTTCGCGCCGAAGAATACACGACGCGAAGACCCCGACAGGGTCATCGACATGCTGGGCATCGATCATCTTCTGGACCGCAGACCTGCCGGGTTGTCAGGCGGTGAGAAACAACGTGTTGCCATCGGGCGGGCCTTGTTGGCAAGCCCGCGATTGATCCTGGCAGATGAACCTCTGGCGGCACTGGATGATGGGCGAAAAGCGGAAATCCTGCCCTATTTCGAGCGTCTCAGGGATGAGGTTTCGGTTCCGATCCTCTATGTGACGCACTCGGCTGCTGAAGTGGCCCGATTGGCAACGTCCGTCGTTGCGTTGCAGGATGGCAAGGCCGTTCGTCATGGGCCCGCATCCGAAGTTCTTGCCGACCCGTCTGTGGCCCCTACGGGTGTCCGTGCCGTCGGGGCCGTGTTGCAGGTTCAGGTTGCAAAGCATCATTCCGATGGGCTGACGGAATTGAATGCCAATGGCGCACGGTTGTTTCTGCCTCGCATTGCGCATGAGATCGGAGCTAACTTGCGTATTCGTATTCCTGCGCAGGAAGTGATCCTGTCGAACAAAAAACCCGAGGGGCTTTCGGCGCTGAATGTGCTCAGCGGCACTGTCGAAGAGATCCGGTCGGGCGAGGGACCTGGTGCGATCGTGTCCGTAAGGACCCCGGCGGGCAATGTGCTGGCGCGGGTCACGCGTCGATCTGTTGCGGCCCTTAACCTGCAACCGGGCAGCACATGTCATGCGGTGATCAAGACGGTTGCATTGGCCCCGCAGGATGTCGGCGGACATATTGTGGCCGGTAGTTAG
- a CDS encoding Hint domain-containing protein, giving the protein MVSVPITGELTGDVTGFPPNVETGQPTLDNGNFNPVTQTWTIAAQPANGTASIDPNTGEWTYTVDPTFFDGLDKGEVVFDSFFISVSGTTQVGPFTLPFTGTPDPVEVVIRIEGVCFAAGTLIETENGPTAIETLEVGHKVATEDNGLQPIRWIESSTIPRERLCDEPVMRPVRISAGSLGPNEPSRDLLVSQQHRILVKGPKVELLFSASEALVAAKHLCGWPGIGIDTSVEAIEYLHVLLDRHEILSANGALAESLFLGEEALYTLSSDALRELAAIFPDRPTPGHTGFGRAARLILREHEARALARD; this is encoded by the coding sequence TTGGTTTCAGTTCCGATCACAGGCGAACTGACCGGGGATGTGACTGGTTTCCCGCCCAACGTGGAGACGGGACAACCCACGTTGGACAATGGAAACTTCAATCCGGTCACACAAACCTGGACGATAGCGGCACAGCCCGCCAACGGAACCGCCTCGATCGACCCGAACACAGGAGAGTGGACCTATACCGTCGACCCGACATTTTTCGATGGTCTCGACAAAGGCGAAGTTGTCTTCGATTCTTTCTTCATCAGCGTCTCGGGTACAACGCAAGTCGGCCCATTCACCCTTCCATTCACCGGCACACCGGACCCGGTGGAAGTGGTCATCAGGATTGAAGGCGTCTGTTTTGCAGCCGGAACTCTGATTGAGACTGAAAACGGCCCAACTGCGATTGAAACGCTGGAGGTAGGTCACAAGGTGGCTACCGAGGATAACGGTCTGCAACCCATCCGCTGGATCGAAAGCAGTACGATTCCACGCGAACGATTATGCGATGAACCTGTTATGCGCCCCGTTCGTATCTCGGCGGGCAGTCTGGGGCCGAACGAACCCTCTCGCGACCTTCTCGTGTCGCAACAGCACAGAATTCTGGTAAAGGGCCCGAAGGTCGAGTTGCTTTTCAGCGCATCCGAAGCCCTGGTTGCCGCCAAACACCTGTGCGGATGGCCCGGCATTGGCATCGATACATCTGTTGAAGCCATCGAATATCTCCACGTCCTGCTGGACCGACACGAAATCCTGAGCGCCAACGGAGCGCTGGCCGAAAGCCTGTTTCTGGGGGAAGAGGCGCTGTATACCTTGTCCTCTGACGCGTTGCGGGAGCTGGCCGCAATATTCCCGGACAGGCCGACCCCGGGTCATACCGGGTTCGGGCGCGCGGCTCGTCTGATACTGCGCGAACACGAAGCCCGCGCCCTCGCCCGAGACTAA
- a CDS encoding SDR family NAD(P)-dependent oxidoreductase, whose protein sequence is MSFSIAGKTAIVTGGANGIGLAIGRHFADAGANVMFADIDEKSLVDEVGEQAEDGNIRYFAGDLREKLTIANLLSATLDAFDQVDILINGARQVIQSDPLDPDDDSMRTLLNQNLMPALRLSQLVAKRMIKQSGDDDESPAGSIINLSSIAARRTHPDLMAYSVSTAALDQLTRSLAVALAPNRIRVNSIALGSVMSASLQSTLKENRDFRDDIEKHTPLARIASATELTETAQYLASDAAGFITGQILTIDGGRTLLDPVAAPAH, encoded by the coding sequence ATGTCCTTTTCCATCGCAGGCAAGACAGCAATCGTTACAGGCGGGGCCAATGGCATCGGACTGGCCATAGGACGGCATTTCGCAGATGCGGGCGCAAACGTCATGTTCGCCGATATAGATGAAAAAAGCCTGGTCGATGAGGTTGGGGAACAGGCAGAGGACGGCAATATTCGCTACTTCGCAGGCGATCTGCGCGAAAAGCTGACCATTGCCAATTTACTGTCGGCAACACTGGATGCGTTTGATCAGGTGGATATTCTGATCAACGGGGCGCGCCAAGTGATCCAGTCTGATCCGCTGGACCCTGATGATGACTCGATGCGCACCTTGCTGAACCAGAACCTGATGCCTGCCCTGCGGCTCAGCCAACTGGTCGCAAAGCGTATGATCAAACAGTCCGGGGATGACGATGAAAGCCCGGCAGGATCGATCATCAACCTGTCTTCAATCGCAGCCCGGCGCACGCATCCGGACCTGATGGCCTATTCCGTGTCGACCGCCGCGTTGGATCAGTTGACACGTTCACTGGCCGTGGCGCTGGCGCCGAACCGCATCCGGGTCAATTCGATTGCGCTCGGCTCGGTCATGAGCGCATCCCTGCAATCGACGCTGAAAGAGAACCGAGACTTCCGCGACGATATCGAAAAGCACACACCGCTTGCCCGCATCGCGTCGGCCACCGAATTGACGGAAACCGCGCAGTACCTGGCATCGGATGCAGCCGGATTCATCACCGGCCAGATCCTGACAATCGACGGCGGCCGCACATTGCTTGACCCTGTTGCCGCACCCGCGCATTAA
- a CDS encoding carbohydrate porin, with protein MIKLLVAASSIAFAGAASAQGLSGPSSVEADLEPGDGLTDPQYRSDFPRNIAPGWFQWKDRLAEEGFRFNIDYLALGQSTNADLGTGEAASGIARFYGSWQATERGSLTFKIEDRHSYTDVAPQFLGLDGGALSITGTAFNDNGLLLTNLFWTQRAENGAWTLQVGQIDVTDFVDIYGLVSPYSGFQNLSFNTNPTINTPNQGLGIAGGVKLSENLYAVASVSDANADPSDPNFDVFSDGNLFKSLELGYTSGFDRIYFDNIHLTLWHADAADDGSRAEDYGAAFSAAWFVDNKWMPFFRAGASKGTAALYDRSVSAGLGYYGRNTDLAGLGLNWAEARGIDGDQFTLEAFYRFSISPGLQITPSLQFISDPLLNPTQDSITLFGLRTRIVF; from the coding sequence ATGATAAAACTTCTGGTTGCCGCATCGAGCATTGCCTTCGCTGGCGCAGCGTCGGCTCAGGGACTATCCGGGCCATCTTCGGTCGAGGCTGATCTAGAGCCCGGAGATGGGCTGACCGACCCACAATATCGTTCCGATTTTCCTCGCAATATCGCACCGGGTTGGTTTCAGTGGAAAGACCGGCTGGCCGAGGAAGGATTTCGCTTCAATATTGACTACTTGGCATTGGGCCAATCCACGAATGCTGATCTGGGAACCGGCGAGGCGGCCAGCGGAATTGCGCGTTTCTACGGCAGTTGGCAGGCAACTGAACGCGGCTCTTTGACATTCAAGATCGAAGACCGGCACAGTTACACCGATGTTGCCCCACAGTTTCTTGGGCTGGATGGCGGAGCACTTTCGATCACTGGGACAGCCTTCAACGATAATGGTTTGCTGCTGACCAACCTGTTCTGGACCCAAAGGGCCGAGAACGGCGCGTGGACGCTGCAAGTTGGGCAGATTGATGTAACGGACTTTGTGGATATCTATGGGTTGGTCAGCCCTTACAGTGGTTTCCAAAACCTGTCTTTCAATACCAACCCGACAATTAACACGCCCAACCAAGGTCTTGGTATTGCCGGTGGGGTAAAGCTGAGCGAGAACCTCTACGCCGTTGCGAGCGTGTCAGACGCAAACGCCGACCCGTCCGATCCAAACTTTGATGTGTTTAGCGACGGCAATCTCTTCAAGTCACTCGAGCTAGGTTACACTTCCGGCTTTGATCGCATCTACTTCGACAATATCCATCTGACCCTCTGGCATGCGGATGCGGCTGACGATGGCAGTCGAGCGGAGGATTACGGCGCTGCGTTCTCTGCCGCATGGTTTGTTGACAATAAATGGATGCCGTTCTTTCGGGCTGGGGCCTCAAAGGGGACCGCAGCGCTTTATGACCGGTCCGTATCTGCAGGTCTGGGCTACTATGGTCGCAATACCGATTTGGCCGGGTTGGGCCTGAACTGGGCCGAGGCAAGAGGCATAGACGGTGACCAATTCACGCTCGAAGCATTCTACCGGTTTTCAATCTCGCCCGGACTGCAGATCACGCCATCACTGCAGTTCATTTCTGATCCGCTGCTGAACCCCACTCAGGATAGCATTACGCTGTTCGGTCTAAGAACCCGGATCGTTTTCTGA
- the clpS gene encoding ATP-dependent Clp protease adapter ClpS, protein MLEKTWMMSDEPDDDSDASVLLQTRPKTKRPPLYKVLLLNDDYTPMEFVVHVLERFFGMTHAEAFEIMLTVHKKGVAVVGVFSHEIAETKVGQVMDFARRHQHPLQCTMEREE, encoded by the coding sequence ATGCTGGAAAAGACCTGGATGATGTCTGACGAACCGGACGACGACAGCGACGCGTCCGTCCTGCTGCAGACGCGCCCTAAAACCAAGCGTCCGCCTTTGTACAAGGTGCTGTTACTGAACGACGATTACACGCCGATGGAGTTCGTGGTTCATGTGCTGGAACGTTTCTTTGGCATGACCCATGCGGAAGCGTTCGAGATCATGCTGACCGTGCATAAAAAAGGTGTAGCCGTCGTCGGCGTCTTCAGTCATGAGATTGCCGAGACCAAAGTTGGCCAGGTGATGGATTTTGCCCGCAGGCACCAGCACCCGCTGCAATGCACCATGGAACGCGAAGAATAA
- a CDS encoding site-specific integrase: MPTIVKRPSGKWQATVRKDGQSRSKSFLKRADATKWARETELSADRGLLTPDLSVNASEMTLGEVLRKYRDYITSEKRCADNESYAINGFLRKCSKLASRKVGKLRSADFTHYRDQRIKSMKAATVVRELGWLQHALDVACEDWGQNLPQGNPVKPVRRPKIDNRRERRLHEGEWQALLGAVNQARSPLMRPLLTLALATGMRRGELLSIQWKHVDLERRTVFLPQTKNGRARTVPLSPNAVAVLMDLPRGNDRCLPLSGNSVRLAFERLRHRAGVVDLTFHDIRHEAVSRFVESGLSLAQVQMISGHRDLRMLMRYTHLQTNDIVAKLAAVEHA, encoded by the coding sequence ATGCCAACAATCGTAAAACGGCCTAGTGGAAAGTGGCAGGCGACGGTTCGGAAGGACGGGCAATCCCGATCCAAGTCATTTCTAAAGCGTGCTGATGCGACTAAGTGGGCTCGTGAGACGGAGTTGAGCGCCGACAGGGGATTGCTAACCCCAGACCTCAGTGTGAACGCATCCGAGATGACACTTGGTGAAGTGTTGCGAAAATACCGAGATTACATCACGAGCGAGAAACGGTGCGCGGACAATGAAAGTTATGCAATCAACGGGTTCCTGCGTAAATGCTCCAAGTTAGCCAGCAGGAAGGTCGGCAAGCTGCGATCCGCTGACTTTACCCACTATCGTGACCAGCGCATTAAATCCATGAAGGCGGCGACTGTGGTGAGGGAACTGGGTTGGTTGCAGCACGCCCTTGATGTCGCCTGTGAGGATTGGGGGCAGAACCTGCCACAAGGAAACCCGGTCAAGCCTGTCCGAAGACCAAAGATTGATAACCGCCGCGAGAGGCGATTGCATGAAGGAGAATGGCAGGCTTTGTTGGGTGCAGTGAACCAAGCTCGGTCTCCGCTGATGAGGCCATTGCTGACGCTTGCTTTGGCGACCGGGATGCGCCGAGGGGAATTGCTGTCGATACAATGGAAGCATGTAGACCTTGAGCGTCGGACAGTGTTCTTGCCCCAAACCAAAAACGGTCGCGCCCGTACAGTGCCTCTCAGCCCGAATGCCGTTGCCGTTTTGATGGACCTGCCACGCGGGAACGACCGGTGTTTGCCCCTGTCTGGTAATTCTGTGCGATTAGCCTTTGAGCGCCTCAGGCACCGGGCAGGCGTGGTAGACCTTACATTTCATGACATTCGACACGAGGCGGTGTCCCGCTTTGTGGAAAGCGGATTATCGTTGGCGCAAGTCCAAATGATCAGCGGACATCGGGATTTGCGGATGCTGATGCGTTACACCCACCTGCAGACCAATGACATCGTGGCAAAGTTGGCAGCCGTCGAACATGCGTAA